The genomic region TTTTGGTGGGGGGGCATCCCGTATTCCGATTACCATCGTCCCTTTTGCCGAGGAAAGTAGGCTTCAGCAAAATATCACCCCGGTTATCAACGCCGATTTGCAACGTACTGGATTGTTCAGATTGATAGATCCCGCCGGATCGTCGCCACATTCGCCAGCGGAAGTGGCCTACGCCGATTGGGCCAATCGTGGTGTCAATGCGTTGGTTATTGGTCGCGTTACGCATTTATCCGGCGATCAGGTGGAAATTCAGTTTCGTGTAATGGATATTGCCAAGAAATCGCAATTAACCGGTTTGGCTATTACCGTTTCAACCACACAAATACGCGCTGCAGCACATCGTATTGCGGATGTTATCTACGAAGCACTAACCGGTGATGTGGGGGTATTTAGCACTCGTATCGCTTATGTATTAAAACGGGGTAATAAATACGCACTCCAGGTTGCCGATGCCGATGGTTATAATGCGCAGTCCATTATCGAGTATACGGAACCCATAATATCTCCCGCCTGGTCTCCGGATGGAAACCAGTTGGCTTATGTATCTTTTGAGAACAAAAAACCGGTTGTATACGTTCAGACACTATCAACCCGGGAACGCAGAGCGGTTGCCAACTTTAAAGGCAGCAACAGCGCACCGGCCTGGTCTCCGGATGGAAAAAAGCTGGCGGTTGTGCTGACTGGGCAGGGCGGATCACAAATTTTTCTGGTCAATACCGATGGTAGCGGTTTACAAAGATTGAGCAGAAGCTCCGGTATCGATACAGAACCTAGCTTCTCTCCTGATGGACGATACCTCCTATTTACTTCCGATCGTGGCGGTAGCCCCCAAATTTACCGCATGCCGGTAACTGCTGCAGAATCAAGCAATGCCGAACGGCTC from Nitrosomonas ureae harbors:
- the tolB gene encoding Tol-Pal system beta propeller repeat protein TolB; the protein is MSIYCSKLTHGLLFWLLWLVSSSLHAQLNIEIFGGGASRIPITIVPFAEESRLQQNITPVINADLQRTGLFRLIDPAGSSPHSPAEVAYADWANRGVNALVIGRVTHLSGDQVEIQFRVMDIAKKSQLTGLAITVSTTQIRAAAHRIADVIYEALTGDVGVFSTRIAYVLKRGNKYALQVADADGYNAQSIIEYTEPIISPAWSPDGNQLAYVSFENKKPVVYVQTLSTRERRAVANFKGSNSAPAWSPDGKKLAVVLTGQGGSQIFLVNTDGSGLQRLSRSSGIDTEPSFSPDGRYLLFTSDRGGSPQIYRMPVTAAESSNAERLTFEGSYNVSPDYSHDNKSFTFIHRNNNQFNVAVQEIGSRQIEILTNSKFDESPSFAPNGKMILYATEINGHGILSAVSRDGQTRQQLSVQAGDIREPAWGPLPKWK